One Streptomyces sp. NBC_00102 DNA segment encodes these proteins:
- a CDS encoding phosphoribosyltransferase — translation MAAAEDRENLTYETFGLAVRELAQAVADDGFEPDVVLSIARGGVFVAGGLAYALDCKNIHLVNVEFYTGVGTTLEMPVMLAPVPNVVDFTRKKVLIADDVADTGKTLKLVRDFCLDHVAEVRSAVIYEKPQSLVKCEYVWKKTDRWINFPWSVEKPVVRRTGQVLDS, via the coding sequence GTGGCAGCTGCGGAGGACCGGGAGAACCTGACCTACGAGACGTTCGGGCTCGCCGTGCGGGAGCTCGCGCAGGCGGTGGCCGACGACGGGTTCGAGCCCGATGTGGTGCTGAGCATCGCGCGGGGCGGCGTGTTCGTGGCCGGCGGTCTGGCGTACGCGCTGGACTGCAAGAACATCCACCTGGTCAACGTGGAGTTCTACACCGGTGTGGGCACGACCCTGGAGATGCCGGTCATGCTGGCGCCCGTCCCGAACGTCGTGGACTTCACGCGCAAGAAGGTCCTGATCGCCGACGACGTCGCCGACACCGGCAAGACGCTGAAGCTGGTCCGCGACTTCTGCCTGGACCACGTCGCCGAGGTACGCAGCGCGGTCATCTACGAGAAGCCGCAGTCGCTCGTGAAGTGCGAGTACGTGTGGAAGAAGACCGACCGCTGGATCAACTTCCCGTGGAGCGTCGAGAAGCCCGTCGTGCGGCGTACGGGGCAGGTTCTCGACTCCTGA